CCACTTTCCCCAGGGGTGCATGCCAACGCCAAGCACGGCCACGTCGCGCGACATCAGCCCTTTCCTCCGGTGGCCGGCTGCCACTTCCACACCAGGTACTCGTTGTCGTCGTCCTCGTAGAGGGTGCCCAGCACCAGCTCTACGGGGTCGCCGACCTTCACTGTCTCGGGGGCAACACCGTCGGCGAGCTGGCCCAGGATGACCATCTTTTCTTCCTCGAGCTCGACGGCCAGCACGGTGTATGGCTCAAACGGTTCGGGCGACATGTAGGGCTCGGGCGGCTGGTAGTGGTTGGTGGCCAGCGACCACACG
Above is a window of Candidatus Binatota bacterium DNA encoding:
- a CDS encoding benzoylsuccinyl-CoA thiolase gives rise to the protein MDADEPRLLGTRGVDSGSYFFPPSMATSANPAHPFEEREPVELSRRGRVWSLATNHYQPPEPYMSPEPFEPYTVLAVELEEEKMVILGQLADGVAPETVKVGDPVELVLGTLYEDDDNEYLVWKWQPATGGKG